In Runella sp. SP2, the genomic window TGACGTTTAGGTGAATGTTTATCGCCAAGGGTTTGATTGAGGATATGCAAAATGGTTTCTCCTTCTGCCGAAATCGGGAATGCTTCTTGGGTAACGTGCAGGATTTTTTCTGCTTCGGTGAAAGCTTTATCCATTTCTTCTTCGGCAATAAAAGGAATCTGTTCACCTTTGCCTGGTCTTGGACAGGCACAGGTCCAGTGAATGCCCATGCCTCCGATATTGGTGGACATCGAGATTGACGGCATTTCGTTGGTTTTGATATCCTCGGGCTGGTCCAATACTAAATGTGTTCCTGCACGAGCCAACACATCGGCTGTTAGTTCACCACGCTGAACAGCCAATGCTCGTTCTGCTACCGAAATCATGGGATATGGCGTTTTTTTGGGTCCTTGTGAAAGGATTTGAGCCATTTCCATTTTTTTAGGGTCGCTGATATTTTTTACATGTTGTCCAATGCTGTCAGAAACTTTTGGTCCTACTTCAACCATCAAGATTTTGGCTTGTGGTCTTTGTTCGGCAATAATTCGTGCATAAGTAGCCCCTACTGGGCCTGAACCTATTATGAGAATGTTGGTTTTCATGTTAAAGTAGAATTAAACTTGTTGATTTTGTTAAGCGCTCAAACAGCGTTCAATACTTCAATAGCGAATAAAGGACATCCAACGCCCCAGCATCTGGTAAGCTAACCGCCGAAGGCTTTTCATTGAACATCATAATCATTTTCTTTTCGCTATCATAAGGTTGCCATTGGGGTAAAGATGCACCATTCGGATTACCATTTTTGACAAAATTGACCCAATACGACGACATTGCCTTCGCCATTTGGTGGTCTTGTTGTTCCCAATTCCGATTAAAAAACTTCAAATTATCAAAGGCAAAAGGAACTTCTGCCGTGTGAAAAGCTCCGTAGAGGGCATCGCCTTTGGGTTTGATGTCTTGGGCAAAACGATACATATATACCTTACTCCCATTTTTTGAATGGAGATTTGCCCATGTATAATTTTGCAAACCAAAGATTAAGTCACTTTCCAATTTGCCTTTTTTTACGGCTACGTCTTGGTCGTTGATTGGTGCATAAGCAGACAATACTTTGCTACTATTTTCTTTGAATTGTTTTTCAACCGATGCTTGAAAATCGTTCAAAGTTGTTGGGGGTACTTTTTTGCCTCCCTCATATTCATTCCAGCCTGTAAGCAAAATAATAGGATTGTCTTTTTTCTGGGCAACAATGGCAGGAATAGCCTCTGGCAATACATAGCCATCAATCACAGGAGCAAAAAAACGTTTGACATTTTGTACGATTACCTCGGCAGGCAACGCCCTTAGTTCTTTGATTGATGAAACATTGCATTTTTTCAAGAAATTAGCCCCTTCTTGTTCTTCTTGTTGCATAGAAGGCGTTTTTATAAGCGGATTCCCACTGGTAAAACAAGCACCACTTTCGGCAATAGCTTTTTGAAAAAGTCCAGCGGCAAGCGGCGAACTCACCAAGCAATTGACGCTCATCGAGCCAGCCGACTGCCCTGCAATGGTAATATTGTTGGGGTCGCCACCAAAGTTTTGAATATTTTCTTTTACCCAACGTAAGGCTGCAATCTGGTCTAACAAGCCATAATTACCAGAGCTTTTGGTGGGCGATTCGGCAGAAAGCTCCGAATGAGCTAAAAAACCAAATACATTTACTCGGTAATTGATGCTTACGACTACAATGCCTTTTTTAGCCAAAGCTTCACCATCATAAATCGGTACAGCACTGCCCCCTCCCATAAAAGCTCCGCCATGAATCCAAACCAACACACCTTTTTTGGCTGTTTTGCTGGCTGAGTTGGTCCAAATATTTAAGTAGAGGCAGTCTTCGCTAATGGGTGCTACGGGCGGAAGAAACTCCACTGTATATCCTCTGAAAGGGGCAGGTTTCTCCTGCATGGCATTGGGGCCATATATTCGACAAACTTTTTTGCCTTTCCACGAAACCAGCGGCATAGGAGCTTTCCAGCGGTTTTCGCCCACGGGTGGGGCTGCATAAGGAACACCCTTGAAAACATGTATCTTGCTTGGTGTAATATAGCCTTCTACTAAACCATAATTGGTCTTTACAACGCTACTTTGTTGTGCTATGGCAACCCTACAAGAAAGCAAGAATAAGATAACAAAACCCCAATTTTTCATAGTTAATTGTTGATTTACAATGAATTATCAAGATATTTGTACATATCCAGTAGTTTTTGCTCGCCCTCTATTCCTGCCACCGAATTGTAATGTTCCATGCCAAAAATGAAGTTTTTGCCTGTTGCTAATGATTTTTGATAAATGTGCTTGAATACTATCTCGTGGTTGATTTCGCCTGTACCGGGTTCAAAACGTTGGGGTACATCGCCAATCTGGAAATAGCCGATTTCGTCCCAAACCAAATCTATGTTGCGTTGCAAATGCCCTTCGTTTTGTTGTAAATGAAACAAATCGAACAGAATTTTGCAGGCAGGGCTATTCACGGCTTTTGCCAATAAATAGCATTGTGCCGAAGTTTTAAGATAGACTTGTGGCGGAAAACTGAGCGGTTCGAGTAGCATTACCATGCCATGAGGCTCGAAAATTTCGGCGGCTCTTTTGAGGCTTTCCAGTACATTCGCCGTTTGGATTTCGTAAGGCAAGGTAGGGTCTGCGGCATCTGGCACAACGGTGACGTATTTGCCGTTGAGGCGTTTGCCTACTTCTACGGCTTGACGACATTTGTCTAAAAAGATATTTCTAAATTCCTCTTTACCCGACGTAAACGCTGCATTGGGTGGCCAATTGACGGGCCCCATCACAAACGTTCCCATTTCCATATTTAAGTCGGAAAGCGTTTTGCCAATTTTATCTAAGTACTCAGGCGTTTGTCCGAGCATCCCTATGCCCATCAAATTGGGCATGGGTACGCCCGAAAAGGCATTGTCTTCAAAAGCGGTAAAGCCTAAGTCGGCCGAGTATTTAATTTGGTCGATAAGGTCGCTTCCTGCCGAAGCGAATGTCCCAAAATGGGGGGCGTATTTGAGTTTGAAAGTATTCATTTTTAAAAATTATCAGCTTGTTTATAGGCTTCTAATAAAGCTTGTTCGCCTTCAATGCCATCAATTGAGTTGAAATGTTCCATGCCCAAAATGAAGTCTTTCTGACTGGCTTTCGACTTTTGGTAAATGTGTTTGAAGATATTTTTGTAATTGATTTCACCTGTTCCTGGCTCGCATCGCCCTGGTTCATCGCCAACTTGGAAATAACCGATTTCATCCCAAACCATGTCGATGTGGTATATCAATCTGCCTTCATTTTTCTGCAAATGATACATATCGAACAAAATTTTACAGGCATCTCTGTTCACGGCTTTGCACAACATATACGCCTGTGCCGAGGTTCTGAGAAAAAGCTCGTGGTGGTCGGCAAGGGTTTCTATCGCCATTGTTACGCCGATAGGCTCAAAAATATCACTGGCTTTTTTGAGGGCATCAATGGCATGAGCCGTTTGCATTTCGATAGGCAAAGAGCGGTCGAAGCAATCGAGCGTAATGGTTACAAATTTGGCATTGATACGCTTGGCAACTTCTACACCGCTTTTGCATTTAGTAAGAAATTCCTCTAAATATTCAGGTTTGCCCGAAGTGACCAATTCGATAGGCGGCCATTTGGTGGGGGTCAATACAAACGTGCCCATTTCCATGCCTCTTTTTGCCAAGGTTTCGCCAATTTTATTGAGCATCTCAGGCGTTTGGCTGCACATCCCAATACCCATGCGG contains:
- a CDS encoding TIM barrel protein, whose translation is MNTFKLKYAPHFGTFASAGSDLIDQIKYSADLGFTAFEDNAFSGVPMPNLMGIGMLGQTPEYLDKIGKTLSDLNMEMGTFVMGPVNWPPNAAFTSGKEEFRNIFLDKCRQAVEVGKRLNGKYVTVVPDAADPTLPYEIQTANVLESLKRAAEIFEPHGMVMLLEPLSFPPQVYLKTSAQCYLLAKAVNSPACKILFDLFHLQQNEGHLQRNIDLVWDEIGYFQIGDVPQRFEPGTGEINHEIVFKHIYQKSLATGKNFIFGMEHYNSVAGIEGEQKLLDMYKYLDNSL
- a CDS encoding carboxylesterase/lipase family protein gives rise to the protein MKNWGFVILFLLSCRVAIAQQSSVVKTNYGLVEGYITPSKIHVFKGVPYAAPPVGENRWKAPMPLVSWKGKKVCRIYGPNAMQEKPAPFRGYTVEFLPPVAPISEDCLYLNIWTNSASKTAKKGVLVWIHGGAFMGGGSAVPIYDGEALAKKGIVVVSINYRVNVFGFLAHSELSAESPTKSSGNYGLLDQIAALRWVKENIQNFGGDPNNITIAGQSAGSMSVNCLVSSPLAAGLFQKAIAESGACFTSGNPLIKTPSMQQEEQEGANFLKKCNVSSIKELRALPAEVIVQNVKRFFAPVIDGYVLPEAIPAIVAQKKDNPIILLTGWNEYEGGKKVPPTTLNDFQASVEKQFKENSSKVLSAYAPINDQDVAVKKGKLESDLIFGLQNYTWANLHSKNGSKVYMYRFAQDIKPKGDALYGAFHTAEVPFAFDNLKFFNRNWEQQDHQMAKAMSSYWVNFVKNGNPNGASLPQWQPYDSEKKMIMMFNEKPSAVSLPDAGALDVLYSLLKY
- a CDS encoding hydroxypyruvate isomerase family protein, with protein sequence MFKLKYAPHIGSFTHSAGKDPIDQINYMADLGFKALEDSGFVSPLVQFNSTRMGIGMCSQTPEMLNKIGETLAKRGMEMGTFVLTPTKWPPIELVTSGKPEYLEEFLTKCKSGVEVAKRINAKFVTITLDCFDRSLPIEMQTAHAIDALKKASDIFEPIGVTMAIETLADHHELFLRTSAQAYMLCKAVNRDACKILFDMYHLQKNEGRLIYHIDMVWDEIGYFQVGDEPGRCEPGTGEINYKNIFKHIYQKSKASQKDFILGMEHFNSIDGIEGEQALLEAYKQADNF